The Taeniopygia guttata chromosome 19, bTaeGut7.mat, whole genome shotgun sequence genome window below encodes:
- the HIC1 gene encoding hypermethylated in cancer 1 protein — protein sequence MRVHRDLGWLAEATGRPGRRARSGMLDAMEVPSHSRQLLLQLNTQRTKGFLCDVIIVVQNALFRAHKNILAASSAYLKSLVVHDNLLNLDHEMVSPGIFRLILDFIYTGRLAECEPGSEQSLGAVLAAASYLQIPGLVALCKKKLKRSGKYCHLRGGYAPYKLGRGLRAATPVIQACYSGTPRPVDLPPVEPAAPLNTQCGELYASAAQGAPLHPHGLCPPERHCSPPCGLDLSKKSPTGPSAQLLPTDRLLPSEPREPSLPPRHDSPPVSAGLLGSHAAAYKDSPPGGEPGGHPHAPDPFRSTPPCAEPPLPRADGRELMYRWMKHEPLGPYLDEGEAEKELEREEKAESPPAAPQPRYPSVESNDLEPDNSTSEETGSSEGPSPGDALDRYCNHLGYEPESLGDNLYVCIPCGKGFPSSEQLNAHVEAHNEEELYHKAAAEQAVPFLDKGGPGLGDILRPYRCSSCDKSYKDPATLRQHEKTHWLTRPYPCTICGKKFTQRGTMTRHMRSHLGLKPFACDACGMRFTRQYRLTEHMRIHSGEKPYECQVCGGKFAQQRNLISHMKMHAAGPDGKAKLDFPDSVYAMARLTADQLGLKQEKAAELLSHTSHFLSDPKAMESLYPLAKFTAEHLGLSQDKAAEVLVQAPHLHTEAARTIERYSPP from the exons ATGAGAGTTCACCGAGACCTCGGCTGGCTGGCGGAGGCCACCGGACGCCCAG GGCGGCGGGCTCGGAGCGGGATGCTGGACGCCATGGAGGTGCCGAGCCACTcgcggcagctgctgctccagctgaacaCGCAGCGCACCAAGGGCTTCCTGTGCGACGTGATCATCGTGGTGCAGAACGCGCTTTTCCGCGCGCACAAGAACATCCTGGCCGCCAGCAGCGCCTACCTCAAGTCGCTGGTGGTCCACGACAACCTGCTCAACCTGGACCATGAGATGGTGAGCCCCGGCATCTTCCGCCTCATCCTTGACTTCATCTACACCGGCCGCCTGGCCGAGTGCGAGCCGGGCAGCGAGCAGAGCCTGGGCGCTGTGCTGGCTGCCGCCAGCTACCTCCAGATCCCCGGCTTGGTGGCCCTTTGCAAGAAGAAGCTGAAGCGCAGCGGCAAGTACTGCCACCTGCGCGGGGGTTACGCACCCTACAAGctgggccgcgggctgcgggCCGCCACGCCGGTCATCCAGGCTTGTTACTCGGGGACGCCGCGGCCCGTGGACCTGCCGCCCGTGGAGCCGGCGGCGCCGCTCAACACGCAGTGTGGGGAGCTGTACGCCTCGGCCGCCCAGGGCGCCCCGCTGCACCCCCACGGGCTGTGCCCGCCCGAGCGCCACTGCTCGCCGCCCTGCGGCCTCGACCTCTCCAAGAAGAGCCCCACcggcccctctgcccagctcctgcccaccGACCGCCTGCTGCCCAGCGAGCCCCGAGAGCCCTCGCTGCCCCCGCGGCACGACAGCCCCCCCGTCAGCGCCGGCCTGCTGGGCAGCCACGCCGCTGCCTACAAGGACTCCCCGCCGGGCGGTGAGCCGGGGGGACACCCCCACGCCCCCGACCCCTTCCGTAGCACGCCGCCCTGCGCCGAGCCCCCGCTGCCCCGCGCTGACGGGCGAGAGCTGATGTACCGCTGGATGAAGCACGAGCCCCTGGGCCCCTACCTGGACGAGGGGGAGGcagagaaggagctggagcGGGAGGAGAAGGCCGAATCGCCGCCCGCGGCTCCGCAGCCCCGCTACCCCAGCGTGGAGAGCAACGACCTGGAGCCCGATAACAGCACCAGCGAGGAGACGGGCAGCAGCGAGGGCCCCTCGCCCGGGGACGCGCTGGACCGCTACTGCAACCACCTGGGCTACGAGCCGGAGAGCCTGGGTGACAACCTGTACGTCTGCATCCCCTGTGGCAAGGGCTTCCCCAGCTCCGAGCAGCTGAACGCCCACGTGGAGGCCCACAACGAAGAGGAGCTCTATCACAAGGCGGCGGCCGAGCAGGCCGTGCCCTTCCTGGACAAAGGTGGCCCGGGGCTGGGTGACATCCTGCGGCCTTACCGCTGCTCCTCCTGCGACAAGTCCTACAAGGACCCGGCCACGCTGCGGCAGCATGAGAAGACGCACTGGCTGACGCGCCCCTACCCCTGCACCATCTGCGGCAAGAAGTTCACGCAGCGCGGCACCATGACCCGCCACATGCGCAGCCACCTGGGCCTGAAGCCCTTCGCCTGCGACGCCTGCGGGATGCGCTTCACCCGGCAGTACCGCCTGACCGAGCACATGCGCATCCACTCGGGCGAGAAGCCCTACGAGTGCCAGGTGTGCGGCGGCAAGTTCGCCCAGCAGCGCAACCTCATCAGCCACATGAAGATGCACGCGGCCGGCCCCGACGGCAAAGCCAAGCTGGACTTCCCCGACAGCGTCTATGCCATGGCCCGACTCACGGCCGACCAGCTGGGACTCAAGCAGGAGAAGGCGGCCGAGCTGCTGTCCCACACCTCGCACTTCCTCAGCGACCCCAAGGCCATGGAGAGCCTCTATCCCCTGGCCAAGTTCACGGCCGAGcacctggggctgagccaggaCAAGGCGGCCGAGGTGCTGGTGCAGGCTCCACACCTGCACACCGAGGCCGCCCGGACCATAGAGCGATACTCGCCCCCCTAG